A genomic window from Prochlorococcus sp. RS04 includes:
- a CDS encoding aldo/keto reductase: protein MQYRRFGRTNLKIPVLSLGGMRFQKSWDQLDFSEVSYEEQNKVENILDLATQYGLSHVETAKYYGTSEVQLGMCFKNTKKIPNIIQTKIPPNSDPEIFERDVLSSIEKLKVKKIDLLAIHGINTAEHLHQAIRDGGCIDILKNFQKENLIGSIGFSTHGKSSLIEKAISTNLFDYVNLHWYFINQENTEVINLANKHDLGVFIISPTDKGGHLHTPTRKMLELCKPLHPIVFNDLFCLRNQNVHTLSVGIAKETDFALHLKAVSLLSESEKYVPKIINKLRQESINSLGLEWHQNWNRNLPSWEYTPGNINIPVLLWLSNLIDWLGMEGYARARYQLLGNGSHWFPGFNANLLDVDVSEGQLLKVLEGHINPKKVIKKLRNLKEKFGDKNAKRLSRK from the coding sequence ATGCAATATCGTAGATTTGGTAGAACCAATCTGAAGATTCCTGTTTTATCTTTAGGTGGTATGAGATTTCAAAAAAGTTGGGATCAATTAGATTTTTCAGAGGTTTCATACGAAGAACAAAATAAAGTAGAAAATATATTAGATCTTGCAACACAATATGGCTTAAGTCATGTAGAAACCGCCAAGTACTATGGAACTTCTGAAGTGCAATTAGGGATGTGTTTTAAAAATACTAAGAAAATCCCAAATATAATCCAAACAAAGATTCCACCAAATAGTGATCCGGAAATTTTTGAGCGAGATGTATTATCTAGCATTGAAAAATTGAAAGTTAAAAAAATTGATTTGTTAGCAATACATGGTATCAATACTGCTGAACATTTACATCAGGCTATTCGAGATGGAGGTTGCATTGATATTTTGAAGAATTTTCAAAAAGAAAATTTAATTGGATCTATTGGATTTTCAACCCATGGAAAATCTTCACTTATTGAAAAGGCAATATCAACAAACTTATTTGATTATGTAAATTTGCACTGGTATTTCATTAATCAGGAAAATACAGAGGTTATTAATTTAGCCAATAAGCATGATCTTGGGGTTTTCATAATAAGTCCCACTGATAAAGGGGGACATCTTCATACTCCCACAAGAAAAATGTTGGAACTTTGTAAACCACTTCATCCTATAGTTTTTAATGATCTTTTTTGCTTAAGAAATCAAAATGTCCATACTTTGAGTGTCGGTATTGCAAAAGAGACAGATTTTGCTCTGCATTTAAAAGCTGTCTCGTTGTTATCAGAATCTGAGAAGTATGTGCCTAAGATAATTAACAAATTAAGGCAGGAATCAATTAATTCCTTAGGTTTAGAGTGGCATCAAAATTGGAATAGAAATTTACCAAGTTGGGAATATACTCCGGGAAATATTAATATTCCTGTTCTGCTTTGGCTTTCAAATTTAATTGATTGGTTGGGTATGGAAGGATATGCAAGAGCTAGATATCAATTGCTTGGTAATGGAAGCCACTGGTTCCCAGGATTCAACGCGAATTTACTAGATGTAGATGTTTCTGAAGGGCAATTATTGAAAGTATTAGAAGGTCATATAAATCCAAAAAAAGTTATAAAAAAATTGAGAAATTTAAAAGAAAAGTTTGGAGATAAGAATGCTAAAAGATTATCAAGAAAATAA
- the rsmG gene encoding 16S rRNA (guanine(527)-N(7))-methyltransferase RsmG, translating into MKKQNIPEEILSLLTEEEINLFQELQIKIKELNNKTNLTRLTDGDDYWVSQVFDSIWPFKAFTNINFDNKKFLDIGSGCGFPGLAYAITHPNSEIYLIDSLKKKTDAIKILVEQINFKNNIHVINDRVENLAHQSSMRNNFNIATTRAVSNPSTVSEYILPMLKKEGYGVLYCGKWTNQESKNLDKTLEILEGKVKDKKERLLPRNKGTRNIILIQPKNFCPEIYPRKVGKPEKNPL; encoded by the coding sequence ATGAAAAAACAAAACATTCCAGAAGAAATTCTTTCCTTATTAACTGAAGAAGAAATAAATTTATTTCAAGAGTTACAAATTAAAATTAAAGAATTAAATAATAAGACCAATCTCACAAGATTAACTGATGGTGATGATTATTGGGTATCTCAAGTTTTTGACAGCATTTGGCCATTCAAAGCTTTCACGAATATTAATTTTGATAATAAAAAATTTTTAGATATTGGATCAGGCTGTGGCTTCCCAGGTTTAGCTTATGCAATAACTCATCCTAATTCTGAGATATACCTAATTGATTCTTTGAAAAAGAAAACAGATGCAATAAAAATTTTAGTTGAGCAGATCAATTTCAAAAACAATATTCATGTAATCAATGATCGTGTTGAGAATTTAGCCCACCAATCGTCAATGAGAAATAATTTTAATATTGCAACAACTAGAGCGGTTAGCAACCCATCAACAGTTTCAGAATATATACTACCGATGTTAAAAAAAGAAGGGTATGGAGTTTTATATTGTGGCAAATGGACGAATCAAGAAAGCAAAAATCTAGATAAAACTTTAGAAATATTAGAAGGGAAAGTTAAAGATAAAAAAGAGAGACTATTACCAAGAAATAAAGGCACCCGAAATATTATTCTTATTCAACCAAAGAATTTTTGTCCTGAAATTTACCCAAGAAAAGTTGGCAAACCTGAAAAAAATCCATTATAA
- a CDS encoding J domain-containing protein, which translates to MKGETSYYKILGVNENASNHELRKAFCKLSIELHPDTTSLEIDVAKSKFQEVLEAYEHLNNSNLRKIYDDKLKENSRITNNTNDLNNLVIDSNNQNLIGNRRPFSNGELFSLFLLIIIISISLIGSIFIASFTGKELETIPLWLIK; encoded by the coding sequence TTGAAAGGGGAAACTTCCTATTACAAAATTTTAGGTGTAAATGAAAATGCATCCAATCATGAATTACGAAAGGCATTTTGTAAACTTTCTATTGAGTTGCATCCCGATACAACCTCATTAGAAATAGACGTTGCTAAAAGTAAATTCCAAGAAGTTCTTGAAGCTTATGAACATTTAAATAATAGTAATTTAAGGAAAATATATGATGACAAACTAAAAGAAAACTCTAGGATTACAAATAATACTAACGATTTAAATAATTTAGTAATCGATTCTAATAATCAAAATTTAATAGGAAATAGAAGACCTTTTTCGAATGGAGAATTGTTTTCGTTGTTTCTTTTAATTATCATCATTTCTATAAGTTTAATTGGTTCAATTTTTATTGCTTCTTTTACTGGAAAAGAATTAGAGACAATACCGCTTTGGCTAATTAAATAA
- a CDS encoding DUF3143 domain-containing protein — protein sequence MNPSKKPINQNSLQSLELWLTDLGAVKDINNPSKWYLLLSNWNATIIFEQEDLSVMWESEGQETKRLFSYCINREDVENAILQGP from the coding sequence GTGAATCCCTCTAAAAAACCTATCAATCAAAATTCACTGCAATCATTGGAATTGTGGTTAACTGATTTAGGTGCTGTGAAGGATATTAATAATCCATCTAAATGGTATCTGTTACTTTCAAATTGGAATGCAACTATTATTTTTGAACAAGAAGATTTAAGTGTTATGTGGGAAAGTGAAGGACAAGAAACTAAAAGATTATTTTCTTACTGCATTAATAGAGAAGATGTGGAAAATGCAATACTGCAGGGACCTTAA